One Loxodonta africana isolate mLoxAfr1 chromosome 4, mLoxAfr1.hap2, whole genome shotgun sequence genomic region harbors:
- the NINJ2 gene encoding ninjurin-2: MLDVALFMSNATRLKAVLEQGPSSHYYTTLVTLISISLLLQVVIGILLVVIARLNLNEVENQWRLNQLNNAATSLVFITVVINIFITAFGAHKTGFLAARTSRNPL; the protein is encoded by the exons ATGCTGGACGTGGCCCTCTTCATGTCCAACGCCACGCGGCTGAAAGCGGTGCTAGAGCAGGGGCCGTCCTCCCATTACTACACCACCCTGGTAACGCTCATCAGCATCTCCCTGCTTCTGCAGGTGGTCATCGGAATCCTCCTCGTGGTCATCG CACGGCTGAACCTGAACGAGGTGGAAAACCAGTGGAGATTAAATCAGCTCAACAATGCTGCCACCAGCCTGGTCTTCATCACTGTTGTCATCAACATCTTCATTACAGCCTTCGGGGCACATAAGACAGGGTTCCTGGCGGCCAGGACCTCAAGAAATCCTCTCTGA